In Gemmatimonadaceae bacterium, the following are encoded in one genomic region:
- a CDS encoding metallophosphoesterase: MRSLPLSVAIAAILLPCSATAQGVAPRDSVIAIAKPTRPLPPEAQSAGVTRFSFIAYGDTRGRRDGQAEQYEHSLVVDEMLRAITRLEKGPDLVRFVLQSGDAVVNGRDPKQWNVSFVSLINRITTAGGVPYYLAPGNHDVTAAGDLENPGRKEGLANYLRAVGGLIPADGNVRRLRGYPTYAFGYGNTFVIAFDSNIAEDTVQFGWVQQQLEGLDRKRYTNVVVFSHHPAFSSGPHGGSIVERPTAAVRARYMPLFRKHKVRLLLTGHEHLFEHWVERYRDASGAPQRMDHIVSGGGGAPLYTYQGEPDTRQYIRDAGADSVRLTHLVKPGMQAGDNPYHFLIVHVDGTRLSFDVVGVDWGRDWQPYRSARVVLSDTTTR, encoded by the coding sequence ATGCGCTCTCTCCCTCTCTCGGTGGCGATCGCCGCCATCCTGCTGCCGTGCTCCGCGACGGCCCAGGGGGTCGCTCCGCGCGACTCCGTCATCGCCATCGCCAAACCCACGCGCCCGCTCCCGCCGGAAGCGCAGAGTGCGGGCGTTACCCGCTTCTCGTTCATCGCCTATGGCGACACGCGCGGCCGCCGCGATGGCCAGGCGGAGCAGTACGAGCACAGCCTCGTGGTGGACGAAATGCTCCGCGCGATCACGCGACTCGAGAAGGGGCCCGACCTGGTCCGATTCGTGCTGCAGAGCGGCGACGCCGTGGTGAATGGTCGCGATCCGAAGCAGTGGAACGTGAGCTTCGTCAGCCTGATCAACCGCATCACCACGGCCGGCGGCGTGCCCTACTATCTGGCGCCGGGCAACCATGACGTGACCGCGGCCGGCGATCTCGAGAACCCGGGGCGCAAGGAAGGGCTGGCCAACTATCTGCGCGCGGTGGGTGGGCTGATCCCCGCCGACGGCAATGTGCGGCGCCTCCGCGGTTATCCGACGTACGCCTTCGGCTACGGCAACACCTTCGTCATCGCCTTCGACTCGAACATCGCCGAAGACACGGTGCAGTTCGGCTGGGTGCAGCAACAGCTCGAAGGGCTCGACCGGAAGCGCTATACGAATGTGGTGGTGTTCTCACACCACCCGGCCTTTTCGTCGGGGCCGCACGGCGGATCGATCGTGGAGCGCCCCACAGCTGCGGTGCGCGCCAGGTACATGCCGCTCTTCCGCAAGCACAAGGTGCGGCTGCTGCTTACGGGGCATGAGCATCTGTTCGAACACTGGGTCGAACGCTATCGCGACGCCTCGGGCGCGCCGCAGCGCATGGACCACATCGTCAGCGGCGGCGGTGGGGCCCCGCTGTACACGTATCAGGGTGAGCCCGATACGCGCCAGTATATCCGCGACGCCGGTGCCGACTCGGTGCGTCTCACCCACCTCGTAAAGCCGGGCATGCAGGCGGGGGACAACCCGTACCACTTCCTCATCGTGCACGTGGACGGCACCCGACTCTCGTTCGACGTCGTGGGCGTGGATTGGGGGCGCGACTGGCAGCCGTACCGGTCGGCGCGTGTCGTGCTGAGCGATACGACGACTCGATAG
- a CDS encoding MFS transporter has translation MPAPLPAAPEREALDPAPRDARYRYVVLAMLVLAYTFNFLDRQILGILKEPIKKELGLTDTQLGLMGGLAFAMLYSTLAVPIAWLADRMSRTWIMTAALALWSAFTMACGLASGFWSLFLARVGVGFGEAGGVAPAYSLVSDYFPKAQRARALAAYSFGIPVGSALGILFGGLIAASMNWRVAFFIVGGAGVLLAPFFKLVVKDPPRGGLDGAVSTAPAPSLASVMATVFPKPTFWLLALGAACSSICGYGVAFWLPSFFIRSLGLTLTQTSWYYGAITLVGGVVGIWLGGAFADRFARRTRAAYALTPAVCFLVALPFAYAAMNTTSLVWAFALFLVPTGLNLAWLGPVLGAVQHLAPASMRTTVNSLFLLINNLLGIAVGLWIFGFLSDRLAPQYGAESMRYALYYGAGFYVMASVLLFLASRRLNRDWVEG, from the coding sequence ATGCCCGCTCCGCTTCCCGCTGCCCCCGAACGCGAGGCGTTGGACCCTGCGCCGCGCGACGCCCGCTATCGCTACGTCGTGCTCGCGATGCTCGTGCTCGCGTACACGTTCAACTTCCTCGATCGGCAGATCCTGGGGATCCTGAAGGAGCCGATCAAGAAGGAGCTCGGGCTCACGGACACCCAGCTCGGCCTGATGGGCGGGCTCGCCTTCGCGATGCTCTACTCCACGCTCGCCGTCCCCATCGCGTGGCTCGCCGATCGCATGAGCCGCACGTGGATCATGACCGCGGCGCTCGCCCTCTGGAGCGCGTTCACGATGGCCTGCGGCCTCGCGAGCGGCTTCTGGTCGCTCTTCCTCGCGCGCGTGGGCGTGGGCTTCGGCGAAGCCGGGGGCGTGGCGCCGGCCTATTCATTGGTGAGCGACTACTTCCCCAAGGCGCAGCGCGCGCGCGCGCTCGCGGCGTACTCATTCGGCATTCCCGTGGGCTCGGCGCTTGGCATTCTGTTCGGCGGGCTGATCGCCGCCTCGATGAACTGGCGCGTGGCGTTCTTCATCGTGGGCGGGGCGGGGGTGCTGCTTGCGCCATTTTTCAAGCTCGTGGTGAAGGACCCGCCGCGTGGTGGATTGGACGGCGCGGTGTCCACCGCACCGGCGCCGTCACTCGCCAGCGTGATGGCCACCGTTTTCCCCAAGCCCACCTTCTGGCTGCTCGCGCTGGGTGCCGCCTGTTCGTCGATCTGCGGCTACGGCGTGGCCTTCTGGCTCCCCAGCTTCTTCATTCGCAGCCTCGGGCTCACGCTCACGCAGACGAGCTGGTACTACGGCGCGATCACGCTCGTCGGCGGCGTGGTTGGCATCTGGCTGGGTGGGGCCTTTGCCGATCGGTTCGCCAGGCGTACGCGGGCCGCGTATGCGCTCACGCCCGCCGTGTGCTTTCTGGTCGCGCTGCCGTTCGCGTATGCGGCGATGAACACGACGTCGCTGGTCTGGGCGTTCGCGTTGTTCCTCGTGCCGACGGGGCTCAATCTCGCCTGGCTCGGCCCGGTCCTCGGTGCGGTCCAGCATCTGGCGCCGGCGTCGATGCGCACGACGGTCAATTCGCTCTTTCTGCTGATCAACAACCTGCTCGGCATTGCCGTGGGGCTCTGGATCTTCGGCTTCCTGAGCGACCGGCTGGCGCCCCAGTACGGGGCCGAGTCGATGCGCTACGCGCTGTACTACGGGGCCGGGTTCTACGTGATGGCGTCGGTGCTGTTGTTCCTGGCATCCCGGCGGCTGAACCGGGACTGGGTTGAGGGGTAG
- the efp gene encoding elongation factor P, with amino-acid sequence MAVTATQIRRGMVLVFEGDPCRVLEFRHHTPGNLRAMVQAKLKNLRTGSSFEHRFRAADTITKADMETHELEFLYQGGDTYHFMNIENYDQLELDEETLGDSAPWMQPGMKILAEWYNGRPIGIELPNSLVFEIVDTAPVVRGATKTASSKPAKLENGVVVNVPEFIEQGTRIRVNPTTGEYLDRAKD; translated from the coding sequence ATGGCCGTCACCGCAACGCAGATCCGTCGCGGCATGGTGCTCGTCTTCGAAGGCGATCCGTGCCGCGTGCTGGAGTTCCGTCACCACACGCCGGGCAACCTGCGCGCGATGGTGCAGGCGAAGCTCAAGAACCTTCGCACCGGGTCGAGCTTCGAGCATCGCTTCCGCGCCGCCGACACGATCACGAAGGCGGACATGGAAACGCACGAACTGGAGTTCCTCTACCAGGGCGGCGACACGTACCACTTCATGAACATCGAGAACTACGACCAGCTCGAGCTGGACGAGGAGACGCTCGGTGATTCGGCGCCGTGGATGCAGCCGGGGATGAAGATCCTGGCCGAGTGGTACAACGGGCGGCCGATCGGGATCGAGCTGCCGAACTCGCTCGTGTTCGAGATCGTGGACACGGCGCCGGTCGTGCGTGGCGCCACCAAGACGGCGTCGTCGAAGCCGGCGAAGCTCGAGAACGGCGTGGTGGTGAACGTGCCGGAATTCATCGAGCAGGGGACGCGCATTCGCGTGAACCCGACGACGGGCGAGTACCTCGATCGCGCGAAGGACTGA
- a CDS encoding arylesterase: MLLGTSLTAGLGLDPAQAYPALLQAKADSAGYAVRIVNAGLSGETSAGAVRRASWVLDQPARLVVLEVGANDGLRGVDPDSTYANLIKLIGIVRAQRPEAAIALVQMEAPTNLGRAYTTRFHAVYARAAQETKVPLWPFLLDGVAGVARLNQADGIHPNPEGSRLVAATLWGPLQAAIASWAAPAGTH, encoded by the coding sequence GTGCTCCTCGGGACGAGCCTGACGGCCGGACTCGGGCTCGATCCGGCCCAGGCCTATCCCGCCCTGCTGCAGGCCAAGGCCGATTCGGCAGGGTACGCGGTGCGCATCGTGAATGCGGGGCTCAGCGGCGAAACCTCGGCGGGCGCGGTGCGCCGCGCCTCGTGGGTGCTCGACCAGCCGGCGCGTCTGGTGGTGCTCGAGGTGGGCGCGAATGACGGGCTGCGCGGCGTCGATCCCGATTCGACCTACGCGAACCTCATCAAGCTGATTGGCATCGTGCGGGCGCAGCGCCCCGAGGCGGCGATCGCGCTCGTGCAGATGGAGGCGCCCACCAATCTCGGCCGCGCCTACACCACGCGCTTTCACGCCGTCTACGCGCGGGCGGCGCAGGAGACGAAGGTGCCCCTGTGGCCCTTTCTCCTCGATGGCGTGGCGGGCGTCGCGCGGCTCAACCAGGCGGACGGTATCCATCCCAACCCGGAAGGATCACGGCTCGTCGCCGCCACGCTGTGGGGGCCGCTGCAAGCCGCGATCGCCTCGTGGGCGGCGCCTGCCGGAACGCATTAG
- a CDS encoding ABC transporter ATP-binding protein: protein MAASARTPRNLTRTRLCMLVARGLTKEYLSGTQRLTVLRDVSFDVPAGAFVSIVGPSGSGKTTLLGLLAGLDTPSAGSVSLDGVDFSRLDEDARARLRGEKVGFVFQSFQLIPTLTALENVQVPLELSGAASTTEAAVRAKELLTRVGLADRTHHFPQQLSGGEQQRVALARAFVNEPRILFADEPTGNLDGTTGERIVELLQSLNRERGCTIVLVTHDPSLAARTQRTIRLRDGVIVEDIRHDA from the coding sequence ATGGCCGCCAGCGCCCGAACGCCCCGAAATCTGACCCGCACCCGACTCTGCATGCTTGTTGCCCGTGGATTGACCAAGGAATACCTGAGCGGCACCCAGCGCCTGACGGTGCTGCGCGACGTGTCCTTCGACGTCCCGGCCGGCGCCTTCGTGTCCATTGTCGGACCCTCGGGCAGCGGAAAGACGACCCTGCTCGGCCTGCTGGCCGGACTCGATACCCCGAGCGCGGGGTCGGTGTCCCTCGATGGCGTGGATTTCTCGCGCCTCGACGAAGATGCCCGGGCCCGGCTGCGCGGTGAGAAAGTTGGGTTTGTCTTCCAGAGCTTTCAATTGATCCCCACGCTCACCGCGCTCGAGAATGTACAGGTTCCCCTCGAGTTGAGTGGGGCCGCGAGCACCACCGAGGCCGCCGTGCGCGCGAAAGAGCTGCTCACGCGCGTCGGTCTGGCGGATCGGACGCATCACTTTCCCCAGCAGCTGTCCGGCGGCGAGCAGCAACGGGTGGCGCTCGCGCGTGCGTTCGTGAACGAGCCGCGCATTCTCTTCGCCGATGAGCCCACCGGCAACCTCGATGGCACGACCGGTGAGCGCATCGTGGAGCTGCTGCAATCGCTCAACCGCGAGCGCGGCTGCACGATCGTGCTCGTCACGCACGACCCGAGCCTCGCCGCGCGCACGCAGCGTACCATCCGCCTGCGCGATGGCGTGATCGTGGAAGACATCCGGCACGACGCATGA
- a CDS encoding ABC transporter permease, whose amino-acid sequence MTTQALLRLAWRESRTARRRLALYMSSIAFGVAALVAIDSFAGNVTRSIREQSRTLLGGDLALSSRAVMPAVVDTVLDSLATQQVRTARVTTFASMALAEPSGGTRLVQVRAVSPGYPFYGAIETVPSGAWARVHADTVVFVDASLLVALDAKVGDVLRLGQQAFTIGGTLGNVPGDAGIASVIGPRVYVSDRWIERTGLLRFGSRAEYEVVMQLPPALAERARARTLKYALWKRVDPESFARDSVRRARDGDRRNPGGGDDEPDTTAANDRATTTAVAAVGRPNDSTPTAGSPTADSTAVAARPAAPAALAAPRARISVRTVADTERDFTQAVAQLADFLSIIGLIALLLGGIGVASGVNAFVSAKIDTVAVLRCLGATSGQVLALYLVQAVAMGLLGATAGAVLGVGVQFLLPRVMGDFLPVDVTIALEPLPLLLGLATGVWVALVFALRPLLALRRVSPLQAIRRNADPAALPSEWRDPARLTVDVLLVASILGIVLSRVEGWRNGLAMAGGILGVVVVLWLAATALIAVARRSPRPSWPFPLRQGVANLHRPANQTRAVTLALGFGAFLLSTVYLVQANLLRRVQTTAEASAGNLLFFDVQDDQAAPLDSLLRARQHPIVQQTPIVTMRVESINNRSVSALTADTTVRRAGWTLRREYRSTYRDSLQGSETLVQGKWFPSAAEREKNRAANPDAPFLVSLEQAVARDMAVTIGDTITWNVQGVPVRTVVHNIRTVNFARFEANFFVVFEPAALKRAPQQFVIVSNVPAGTAMAEVQRDVVRRFPNVSSLDLTLVRQTIGSIVDRVTLAIRFLGIFSLAMGVPVLFSAVAATRRARLREGVLLRTLGATRRQVARVLLAEYGALGALGALTGMVLSFGSAWAITRFVFDDAFDPAIGPTVLIAAGLLLLTMTIGVLTSRDVYRETPMMAIREPG is encoded by the coding sequence ATGACGACTCAGGCCCTGCTCCGCCTGGCCTGGCGCGAAAGCCGTACGGCGCGCCGGCGGCTGGCGCTCTACATGTCGTCCATCGCGTTCGGTGTCGCTGCACTGGTTGCCATCGACTCGTTCGCCGGCAATGTCACGCGCTCCATTCGCGAGCAGTCGCGAACGCTGCTTGGCGGCGATCTCGCCCTGTCGTCACGGGCGGTGATGCCGGCCGTGGTGGACACGGTGCTCGACTCATTGGCCACCCAGCAGGTGCGCACTGCGCGCGTGACCACGTTTGCCTCGATGGCGCTCGCCGAACCGTCGGGCGGAACGCGGCTCGTGCAGGTGCGTGCCGTCTCGCCGGGCTACCCGTTCTACGGCGCCATTGAAACGGTCCCCAGTGGTGCCTGGGCCCGCGTGCACGCCGACACGGTGGTGTTCGTCGATGCGTCCCTGCTGGTGGCGCTGGACGCGAAGGTGGGCGACGTCCTGCGGCTGGGGCAGCAGGCATTCACGATTGGCGGCACGCTGGGCAATGTGCCGGGCGATGCCGGTATCGCCTCGGTAATCGGGCCGCGGGTGTACGTCTCGGATCGGTGGATCGAGCGCACCGGGCTGCTGCGCTTCGGCAGTCGTGCGGAATACGAAGTGGTGATGCAGCTGCCGCCGGCGCTCGCCGAGCGCGCGCGCGCCCGCACGCTCAAGTACGCCCTCTGGAAGCGCGTCGATCCGGAGTCGTTCGCGCGGGACTCCGTGCGGCGCGCCCGTGACGGCGACCGACGCAATCCCGGCGGCGGCGACGACGAACCCGACACCACGGCCGCCAATGATCGCGCCACCACGACCGCCGTGGCGGCGGTCGGGCGCCCGAACGATTCCACGCCCACCGCGGGATCGCCCACGGCGGACAGCACCGCCGTCGCGGCCCGCCCGGCGGCGCCCGCTGCACTCGCCGCGCCGCGCGCGCGCATCAGCGTGCGCACGGTGGCCGACACCGAGCGCGACTTCACGCAGGCCGTCGCGCAGCTCGCCGACTTTCTCAGCATCATCGGGCTGATCGCCCTGCTCCTGGGCGGCATCGGCGTCGCGTCGGGCGTCAACGCCTTTGTCAGCGCCAAGATCGACACCGTGGCCGTCCTGCGCTGCCTCGGCGCCACGAGCGGCCAGGTGCTGGCGCTCTATCTCGTGCAGGCGGTGGCGATGGGGCTGCTCGGTGCGACCGCCGGTGCCGTGCTCGGCGTTGGCGTGCAGTTCCTGCTACCGCGCGTGATGGGCGACTTCCTGCCCGTGGACGTCACCATCGCGCTCGAACCGCTCCCGCTGCTGCTTGGGCTCGCGACGGGCGTATGGGTGGCGCTCGTCTTCGCGCTCCGCCCGTTGCTGGCGCTCCGGCGCGTGTCGCCGCTTCAGGCCATTCGTCGCAACGCCGACCCGGCCGCGCTCCCGAGTGAGTGGCGTGATCCGGCGCGGCTGACCGTGGATGTGCTGCTCGTGGCCAGCATCCTCGGCATCGTCCTCTCGCGCGTGGAAGGGTGGCGCAACGGACTGGCGATGGCCGGCGGTATTCTTGGCGTGGTGGTCGTACTGTGGTTGGCCGCGACGGCGCTGATTGCGGTCGCGCGCCGCAGTCCGCGACCGAGCTGGCCGTTTCCGCTCCGCCAGGGCGTGGCCAATCTGCATCGTCCGGCCAATCAGACGCGCGCCGTGACGCTGGCCCTGGGCTTCGGCGCCTTTCTGCTCAGCACTGTCTACCTCGTGCAGGCCAACCTGCTGCGCCGCGTGCAGACCACCGCCGAAGCCAGCGCTGGCAATCTGCTGTTCTTCGACGTGCAGGATGATCAGGCGGCGCCACTCGATTCGCTGCTGCGGGCGCGCCAGCATCCCATCGTGCAGCAGACGCCGATCGTCACGATGCGCGTGGAGTCGATCAACAACCGCTCGGTCTCGGCGCTCACGGCCGATACGACGGTCCGCCGTGCCGGCTGGACGTTGCGTCGCGAGTATCGCTCGACCTATCGCGACTCCCTACAGGGGTCGGAGACGCTGGTTCAGGGGAAGTGGTTCCCATCCGCCGCGGAGCGTGAGAAAAACCGCGCGGCGAATCCCGACGCCCCCTTCCTCGTGTCCCTCGAGCAGGCGGTGGCGCGCGACATGGCCGTCACGATCGGCGATACGATCACCTGGAACGTGCAGGGCGTGCCCGTGCGCACCGTCGTGCACAACATCCGCACGGTGAACTTCGCGCGCTTCGAAGCAAACTTCTTCGTGGTGTTCGAACCGGCCGCGCTCAAGCGCGCCCCGCAGCAGTTCGTGATCGTGTCGAACGTGCCGGCGGGCACGGCGATGGCCGAGGTGCAGCGCGATGTGGTGCGCCGCTTCCCGAACGTGTCGAGTCTCGACCTCACGCTGGTGCGTCAGACCATTGGATCGATCGTGGACCGGGTGACGCTCGCGATTCGTTTCCTCGGCATCTTCTCACTCGCCATGGGCGTTCCGGTGCTCTTCAGCGCGGTGGCCGCTACGCGCCGCGCCCGCTTGCGTGAAGGGGTCCTGCTGCGCACGCTGGGCGCCACGCGGCGTCAGGTCGCGCGCGTGTTGCTCGCGGAGTACGGCGCCCTCGGCGCCCTCGGCGCGCTCACCGGGATGGTGCTCAGCTTCGGCAGCGCCTGGGCCATCACGCGGTTCGTCTTCGACGACGCCTTCGATCCGGCGATCGGGCCGACGGTGCTGATTGCGGCCGGGCTGCTGCTCCTCACGATGACGATCGGCGTGCTGACGAGCCGTGACGTCTATCGGGAAACGCCGATGATGGCGATCCGCGAGCCGGGATAA